AATGGCGGCACGACGACGTCGGCCGGATCGTACTTCGGATCGGCGTCAGTCGCTTGCCATTCGCGGTGCGCATCAGTCGAAGCAAACCACATGAAGAATGGTTTGTCTTTCGGCCGCTCACGCAGGTGGCGCACCCAACGTTGCTCGCCGCCGGGGCCGGCTGGCGGCGTGATCTCGTCGAACGCCGCGTCGACGGCCGGGCCCATGTGGTTCTTCCCGGCGAGCACCGTGAAGTAACCAGCCTCGCGCAGAGCTTGCGGAAACATAAACTGCCCCGCCGGCAGCGGCATGTGGAGTTCCGGCGCGCCGGTGTTGTGAGGGTATCGGCCGGTGATGATGCTGCAGCGCGTCGGGCTGCAACTGCTGCAGGTGAGGTAGGCGCGTTCGAAGAGGCGACCCTCAGCGGCGAGCCGGTCGATGTTCGGCGTCTTCGCCGGCGACTTCGCATAGCAAGCCAAGTCGTCGGGCGAGACGTCGTCGGCGATGATGAACACGAAGTTGGGCCGCGTGGTTTCGGCGTGTGCATTCAACGAACTGAACGACAACGGCGCCATGAGTATGGAAAAAATCCACAGAATTCGCGTTAAAAAAAATTTCATCTTTTGTACTTCTCGTCGTGTCCTTTGAGCTGTGATGGCGAAGCGGCCTTAGTGTCCAAAAACGAGCGTTCGCTCCGCCCTGACGGCTGGTTACGACCGAGAATCCGACCTGATATGATACCCGGTTCCGCGGCCGGGAGCTGACTGCCCGCGGCGCTCATTCTTTCGACCAACGCCGTCATATCGTCTGGGAGTTCCGCCGTGTTCGTTCCGCGCACCACCCGTGAAAAAGTTCTCGCCAAGCTCCAGAAGAAGGTCGCGAGCCGCACCCCGGTCCTCATCTCCAGCGCCGCCAGCGGTTTGGTTGCGCGGATGCTCGAAGAGGCGGGCGCCGACTGCGTGAACACCTTCCACGGCGCCCGGCTCCGCGCCAACGGCATGGGGACGATGGCAATGCTGTGGCCGATCGTCAACGCGAACGAACAAGTCTTCCGCAACACGCAGGAAGACGTGCTGCCGGCGATGAAAGGCGATGCCTTCGTCTGCATGTGCATCAACGCAAACGATCCGTTGCGCGATATGTGGGGCTTCCTCGAGCAGATCAAGTCGCTCGGCGTCATCAGCGTGTCGAACATCGGTCCGTCGGTCAGCTACATCGACCGCGACAGCGAAATCTTCAAGGTTCTCCGCAAGTGCGGCATCACGATCGAGAACGAAGTCGAGATGCTGCGGATCGCCAAGCAAGAACTGAACATGGTCACCATCGGCGTCGCCTTCACCGAAGAAGACAGCCTGCAGATGATCGAAGAGGCGAAGCCTGATCTCTTCTGCTACCACGCCGGCACCACCAAGGGGGGCCGCAAGGGCTACGACTCGGGCGAGACGATTGAAGGGACCGCCGAGCGGACCAAAATCGTTCACGACAAGTGCAAGAAGATCATGCCCGAGCTGATCTGCATCGCCCACGGCGCCGCGATGGAAACGCCGGAAGACGCGCAGTACATGCTCGACCACGCCTCGTGCGAAGGGATCTGGACCGGCTCGTCGACCGAACGGCTGCCGATTGAGAAGGCAGTGTTCGAAGCGGGCAAAAAGTTCGCTGCGCTGCGGTACACGAAGTAGCTCTCGTTAGAAATTTAAAAAGTCTCACGCAAAGGCGCGAAGGCGCAAAGAAGATGAACGCCATCGTCTTGTTTTCTTCGCGCCTTTGCGCCTTTGCGTGAGATCTTTCTGCTTCTCATCAATACAAGGAACGCTCGTCATGGCCAAGTCGGTCGTAGTTCTCTCGACGTTGGATACCAAGGGCCGCGAGACGGCGTTTCTCAAGGAGCAGATCGAGCACGATGGCTGTCGCGCCGTGCTGATCGACATCGGCGTCGTCGGTAAGCCGACGATCAAAGCCGACGTTACCCGCGAGCAGCTCGCCGAGGCGGGCGGCACGCCGTTGGCCGACTTGCTGAAGGACGCCACCCGCGAGAAGGCGGCGCCGGTAATGGTCAAAGGCGCGGCAAAGCTCATCGCCGAAATGATTGCCAAGGGCGAAGCCCACGCGGTGATCGGCCTCGGCGGCACGCAGGGAACCTCTAGCGCCACCGGCGTCATGCGGCAGCTCCCCTACGGCTTTCCTAAGCTGATGGTCTCGACCTGCGCCGCCGGCGACACCTCCGCCTTCGTCGGCATCAAAGACATCATGATGATGTTCTCGGTCAGCGACATCCTCGGCCTCAATCCGTTCATGCGGAAGGTGCTGGCCAACGCCGCCGGCGCCGCGTGCGGCATGGCGACCATCGACCAGGCCCAGGTCGCCGCGAGCAACAAGCCGCTCATCGGCATGAGCAATCTCGGCGTGCTCACGAACGGCGCGGAATACGCCGTCGAGTATCTCGAATCGAAGGGCTATGAAGTCATCATGTTCCACGCCGTCGGCGCCGGCGGCCGGGCGATGGAGCAGATGATGCGCGAAGGGCTGATTGTCGGCGTGTTCGACTACGCGATGGGGGAGATCAGCGACGAACTCCACCACGCCCTCCGCGCGGGCGGCCCGGAACGGCTTACCGTTGCCGGCAAGTTGGGCCTCCCGCAGGTGCTGGTCCCCGGCGGCAGCGAGCACATCGGCCTCTTCCTCGCCGAAGAGAATGTGCTGCCCGAGAAGTACAAGAACCATATGAACACGTTCCACAGCCCGATCATCGCGGCGCCGCGGCTCAATCCCGACGAGCTGGTGGAAGTGGCTAAGGAGATCGGCAAGCGGCTGCAGCACACTAAGGGGGACGCGGTGATGATGCTCCCGCTGCGCGGCACGAGCCGCTACGGCGTCGAAGGGGGCCCGCTCCGCAATCCTGAGAGCGACAAGACGTACTACGCCGCGATCAAGTCGAGCCTGCCGTCGACGATTGAAGTCGTCGAAAAGGATCTCGGCCCCGAAGACCCGGCGTTCGTGAAAGAATGCTGCGACCGCCTGATCGGCCTGATTGAAGCGAAGAAGAAGTAACCGTCACCGCGCGTTTTAGCCTCCGGTTCTTCAAACCGGGGGCGAATCTGCGTGGCGAAAGCTAAAAGCCATAACCCAGAACAATCGACTCATCGCGTACCTGAACAACCTCCAGGTTGGCGGGAAGCTCATCGCGAATCTTCGCGAAGGTGACCGACGGGAGAGCGAGCCATTCTATATCGATTGTCTTGAATGGTCCGATGCTTGGTCCATCCCAATACTTGGGACTCTGTTGAATCATTACTTGATACTCAGGGTAGTAGTATCTATCGGCTGACCAGGAAGCGATGGCGTCTTCGCCGGGGCCTTCGACGTCGACGTAATCGTAGTAGAGCAGTTTGATTCGCGACGCGACGCCGTGAGCGGCGAGGGTTGAGAGGACCGCTTGCCACTTCGTATCGTTCATGTAGCTGCATTTGACGATGCGCGACATGTTGATGTGCCCTGTTCGATTGCTCGTATTTTAGTTGCCTAGCGGTCGTTGACCGTTATTGCGAGTCCGCGTCATCGACCAGCGAAGTTCCGGTCCCTGCGGGACCGCCGACAATAGCCCAGCGTTTCAACGTTGGGTAACGGTGATGGCGAACCGCCGTAGTCCCTACGGGACTACAAAGTGCATTTCAATCGCCTCAACCCAGCACTAAAAGTGCTGGCTATTGTCGAACGTCCCTCCGGGACGACTGAAACCCGCGCCGACTCTAGGAGTTCCCCAATTCGCGTCGTTTCACCCAAGCGTCGTAGGCATCTTTTCGCCACTTTTGCACTTCTTCTCTCGCGCGATCAACGCTGTCCGGTCCGAAGCGGCTGTCGAGATGTTCTTTCATCGTCGCGTTGTATCCCTCGCGATACGCCAGCTCTCCTTCCGATACGAAGCAGCTCGTAACGACGACCTCCGCTTTAAATCTCTCTTTGAAAAGCTTCTGGCAATAGTCGCCCCAAGCTCCGCGCACTCCCCAGAAGAACTGTAGCCGACCCTCCTGGATATCGCTCGTAGCGTCGGCGCACCCCTCTTCGTAGGTGTTCTGATCTTCAAGATTACGACGCCAATACGCCATCGTTCGGAAGTCCTGTTACTCTCCCTTGGCCGGTTCGATCACCCCGAACAAGTGCCCGCCGTGGTCCTTACCGGTCCAGAACCCGGCGTAGTGGCCGCGGTAGATCATCACCCGCGCGGTGAACGTCCCCAGCCCGGGGATCATCATCTCGTCGACGCAGATGACGGGCGTGTCGCCGGCCCAGCGGATCGGCAGCGTCAGCGGGATGGTGACGTCGTGATCGCCGTAGCGGATGCGCGACTGGATGAGCCAGTCGCCGCTGTCGAGTCGCCGCACTTCACCCAGTTCGTACCGTTCTTCGGTCAGTTTGCCGCCGGCGCCTACCCTGCCCTCTTCGCCGGTGACGGTGAAGTGGCCAACCATCGTCGCCCGGTTCATCAGCTTTTCGAGGGCCGCGACCTGCTCAGCTGTCGGCTGGGTGAGCTGCTGCTGCGGTTCGGCCTGTACAGCGGCGGGCGCTTCGACAGCGCTCGCCTGCAGCATGAGAAACGAAGCCGTCACTAACGCAACGGCAGCAAGCAGAAAAGCAGCGCGGATCGCAGCGTTGAGCGTACGCATGGCAGGCACTCCTGAGTCGAGTCGCGATGGTGCATCGTTGGACTCGCTCAGTTTACCACGCCGCGGCCGGCTTAGCGCGCCACGCCGGGGTAATAGCCGCCGCCGTTCATGAACTGCGAACTGTGGCCAGTCGTCGGGATGCCGCCCGCCGGGCGGACAACGGCGCCTTGAGCGTTGGCTTGGCGGACGCCGGCGCGGAGAGCGCGGCTGTCGTTGGCTTGCTGGCCGTTGACATCGTCCTGATCGAGCGCCGGGCGAACGAACATGTAATAGTTCGGCAGCGCGGTTTCGGTCTCAAGATAATCGAGCCGCAGGTAGGGGCTGATCGTCGATTGGGCCCGGTAAGTGCTGAATGGCTTGCCCATCGGTTTCGTCTGCACGGCGACCGGGGCCGGCGGCTGTACCGTTCGCTGGTGGGTGCCGAAGGCGACGTTCTGCGGGGCGCCGAAGAAGTTGAGCGCTGGGTTGTTGCGACCCGTGTTGCGTTCGTAGCTGGTCGTCTGGACCTGACTGCTCGTCTGGCTGCTGATGGGCGAGTACCCGCTGTTGGGGTATGGCGCCTGCGCAGAGGCGGCGCTCACGCCGAGTGAAGCGAAAAGAGCGGCAACGGCGGCGGCCAGGGCAATACGCATGAGAAGACCTTCCGAGAGCGGACGACAAGTCGGCAAGCGCAGCGGCGCGCCACCGTTGAACTAATCGTCAAACTCCCCCTGGTTGCTTGCGTCGAAGTGGTAGAATGCGGGGCAAAGTCAGTTGCCAGTAGTCCGTGGTCAGTTGCTAGGGGAATCTGCTATCAGCTAGCAACTGACGACTGGCAACGGACCACTGACAAACAATCGCACGACAGTACCATCACAAACAACTCTGGAGCGCTTCCAAATGATCACCGTCGGCATGAACTACCACACCCTTCCCGGCAAGCAGAAGGACTTCGAGGAGAAGTTTGCCGCCGTGATCGACGCCCTCAACGCGGCGCCGGGGCACACCAGTTCGACGCTGTGGAAAGACGTCGCCGACGACGCGTCGTACCTCATCACCAGCGAGTGGTCCGACGAAGCGGCGTTCAAGGCGTTCGTGACCAGCGAAGCCTTCCGGGCCGTCACTACCTGGGGCAAGGAGCAGATTCTCTCAGGCCGGCCGCAGCATAAGGTTTACAAACACTAATTCCTCTCTCGAGCCTTCACACGAGAGCTAGCCGGAGGGCCATGCCCTCCGGGTGAAGTGCTGGTCGATGCTCGATTCCGCTGGTTCCGGGCCGTGTAACAGTCCGGCTATTGGGTGTTCGTGCGGCTTAGGTATCTAGTCGTGGTTGTCTTGATTTGTCGTAAGTCTTTTTGTCGAAATGCTTTACTGCCCGGTTGCGGTCGTCCCGGCATCTCACGGTCAGCCGAATCTTCGCCCCAGGCTGAATAATCGGACCGAACCTGGTCGATAAATGGACTGTCGGATTTAATGTTGACTATCCAGACCATGATTCATAAGATTGAGCCCTGCGATGGGGAATCACGCCCTAACCCGCCACAGCCAACATGCGTCGGAGGCGTCGACACGCCCCCATTTGACGATCTTCCCACCGAGTGCCGAGATGACCGCAGCCGCCAACATCGCCGATCGCCAGTTCACGCCGGTGGAGCAGGAACCCGTCGCACCGCCATTTCGGCAGCTTGAGCCAACGCCCGAACTGCTGGCCGAACTGGCTGAGGCGAGCGAGCGGCTCGAAACGGCTCAGCCGGAGGAGATCATCGCCTGGGCCCATCATCGGTTCGCCCCGCATCTGACGATGGCGACCGCGTTCGGCCCCGAGGGGTGCGTCATCCTCTCGATGCTCGCCAAGGTGGCGCCCGAGACTTACGTCTTCAATCTCGATACGGGCTACCAGTTCCAGGAAACGCTCGACCTGCGCGACAAGATTGCCAGCCTGTACGGCATCGAAGTCGACATGCTGCAGCCGGAATTGACCGTGCCGCAGTACGAAGCGCTCCACAATGGCCCGCTCTACAAGACGAATCCGAACCAATGCTGCTTTGATCGCAAGATCAAAGTGTTGCGCGCTGCGGCGACCAAACATCACGCCTGGATGAGCGGCATCCGTCGCGACCAGAGCACCGACCGTGCCCGAGCGGCGATCGTCGAGTGGGACAAGAAGTTCAACCTCGTGAAGATCAGCCCGCTGGCGAACTGGACGAAGAAAGATATTTGGAAGCGGATTCTCGACGAGAACGTCCCGTACAACCCGCTGCACGATCAAGGCTTTCCCAGCATCGGCTGCTGGCCGTGCACCCGCGCGGTCGCCGAAGGCGAAACCGACGAACGGGCTGGCCGTTGGAGCGGCACCGCGAAGACCGAGTGCGGTCTGCACACGCTCGAACAACAGGATGGCAGCGGAATTTAAGTTAGATGCGAGCGGCGAGTTTCGAGTCGCGAGTTAGGAATGACTCAGGCTCCGACTTGTTCTCGCAACTCGTTACCCGAAACTCGTGACTTCTCATGCTCTCCGCTAAATCACAATACGCCTGCCTCGCCATGCTGCAGCTGGCCCAGGATTATGCCTCGGGCGAGACGGTGCAGGTGCGGCGGATTGCGGAGCGACATGGGATCCCTTCAACGTTCCTCGTGCAGATTTTGCATGAGCTGAAACGGGCAGGCCTGGCAACGAGCACCCGCGGCGCCGCCGGCGGCTACCGACTCAGTCGGCCGCCAGCCGACATTACGCTGGCCGACGTTGTCGACGTGTTCGAAACAGCCGACGAACCGGCCGAGTGCGCCGCCGCCCAGTCTCCCTGGGGGCCGGCGATGCACGAAGTCTGTTGCGAGCTGAGCCGCGCCCGTCACGAGCGGCTGCAGTCGGTGACGCTCGCCGAACTGCACGAACGCTCCGCCGAAGGGGCGGAAGCGATGTTTTACATCTAGTGGGCCGCGGCCGAAGGCGCCTATCGCGGCAGTTCAATACATCGGCTGGCTTGGATCCAGATTGTGAAACCGCAGCTCCTGCGGCGGGCCGAGCGATTCGAGCGCCGTGCGCAACAATCGCAGGCCTTGTTCGAAGTCGAGGACGTGGAACATCAGCAGGTGTTCCGAAGGCGCCGCTGGGTCGCGGTCGTCGGCTTGGCGAAGGTAGTTCGAGTAGATGCCTGCTCGCGGGGTTTCAATCGCCTCGCGAAGGGGCTGAACGAACTGCCGGCGAATCTCGTCCGACGACAGCGACGATTTGAACGACACGCCGACGCGGTCCATGGGCGGAGCCTCAAGGAACTAGAGTGGTGAGTTGTCCGCCTGACTCCATTCTAGAACGTCGCGGCCGATTAGCACCCCGGCGACGGCGATTTCTTCGCGTCGGTTGAGCGGGGAGCGGTTCCCAGCGGAGGTCGTCGCCGATCATTTCGGCGGAGACTCTTCATTTTGACTTGCTGCAGCTGGGGCGTCGTTTGGCCGCCAACCGAGAATGAGCCGCGGCAGAGATTCGTCGTCGAGGCTGATGGACATGTAGGCGATGCCATCGCCGCGCGGCCACCAGGCGAATTCTTTCGCTGCGGACCAGTTGGGAAAGCCGACGTCTTCAGGCTTTCCATGAAACGTTGGAGGCCCCCACACGTCGACGATGTTTTGCATCGACTTGGAGAAGTATTGATCGGCCGCCGTCCGCCCTTCCGCGGTGGCGGGGAAGGTTTGGAATTCATGGAAACGGCCGCTGCCCGTCGCGGCCCACGACTGGAATAAGCTGATTGCCTGCTTCGCGTCGACTTCGCCTCCGAGCCGACGCAGTTGTTCGAGGAGATCGCTGATTTGTTCGTGGACGCGCTTCGTCTGCGAGATCACAAGACTGTTATTCGAGGGAAACGGCTGGATCTCGCCTTCACCCGTACCGTTCTCCATCCAAGACTCATGTTCGATGGTAGCGACGATCAGGTCGATCAGCGGGTCGAAGTCGGAAGGTTTCTGCTGCAGCACCGCGTGAGGAAGCGGCACGACCAAATCGCCGACGGGATACGTCACAAGCATGAGCGAATTTGATGTCGGGGCTGTGGCCAGTCCATCAGGTTCGTAGCCGCGGCGGAACCCTTCGCGGTATGCGAGCGTCGCTAAGGCGATCAGGAATAAGGCGATAACCGTCCAGCGAAAATATCGGAATGTCGATTGACGCTCGGGCATGCGGCATCCTTACCTTGTGAGACGCGACGGGCGACGCGCTACTCTCTGCGTCGCCAGCCGCCGAGAAGGACTCGTCCCTCCCCAGGTGCATCCTGAACGGCGATATAGACGTCACCGTTCGTTTGAGACCATTGGGCAATGGACTGCCCCAGCGACCAGCTTGGGAAGCCCCGTTTGTCGCAGCTGCCGACAAATCGCGGCGTGCCCCAGACATTGGTGAGCCGTGGCACAAAGCTGTCGAAGCATGTCGCGACGGCTGCACTGGCTAGCGTGGGATCGCTACCGAAGCTGAGGAGCACAACTGGCTCAGCGTTCTCGCTGACCGCTTGCGATTCGATGAGCGAAATGGCGTGTGCTAATTGCTCGCTCATGTGATCGTCGCGAAACTTGTTGAGCGCGACTTCAATTTGATCGTGCGCGGCGCCGCTCTGGTGGATCGCCAAGGAAGCGTTAGCCAACACGTGCACCTCGCCATTGCGGCCATTAGCGTAGTCTTCGTCCCATGACTCGGGAGCGACTGTCGTCTGCAAGTGGCTGCTGAGTTCGTCGAGCAGACGTTGGCGAGCCGCTTGGTCGGGCTCTTGCGACGCGAGATCGGCGACGGGGTAAGTCTTCACGAGAAAGGTTTCGTCGTATCGCTGGCGCTCGCCCGCGCTGCGACCGGCGGCGTAGCTTCCGAAGCCGATGCATGCGGCCAGCATCGCAAACAACAGCGTCCCCATGCTGAAGCGGAGCAACCGCTGCGGATGCCAGCGAGCGTTCACGATCAACCTCCATGAATCCAGCGCGGCGACGATGCGGTCGCAGTGAGCGTTTAGCTGGCCGCGATTTTACGAGCAGCCAGCAGTTCGAGCACCTGCTTCACGCACTCGTCGACCGGCAGTTTCGCCGTGTCGAGCACGAGGTCGGGCTTGCTCGGCGTTTCGTATGGAGCACTGACGCCGGGGAAGTTGGCGATCTCGCCACTGTCGGCCTTCGAGTAAAGGCCTTCCTGATCGCGAGCCCGGCAGACGTCGACGGGAGCGTCGAGGTGAACCACCAGGAATCGCTCGCGGCCGACGACCTCGGCCGCCTTCAGGCGAACCGATTCTTCCGGCGCCAGGAACGCGGCGACGCAAATGAGGCCGGCGTCGTTCAGTAGCTTGGCGGCTTCGGCGCTGCGGCGGAGGTTCTCGCTGCGATCGGCGACGGTGAAGCCGAGGTCGCGGCTGATGCCGCGCCGCATGTTCTGGCCATCGAGCACGCAGACCGCACGTCCCGCGTCGAACAGCTTGCGCTCCAGGGCGTAGGCGAGCGTCGTCTTGCCGGCGCCGGCCAGGCCGGTGAGCAAGATTGTCGCAGGCTGTTGGCCGAAGCGGCCGGCACGTTCGGCGGCGGTGACTTCGCTCCGTTCCGACTGCAGGTTAGCGTCGGCCTCGGCGCTCCAGTGATCATCCTTGCCGGCAGCGGCACGATTGAGGATCATGCCGGCGCCAACGGTGACGTTCGTCACGCGATCGATGACGATGAATGCGCCCGTCCCCTTGTTGCGACGATAATCGTCGAATGCAATTGGCTGATTGAGCCGCACGAGGCAGCGGCCGATTTCATTGAGGGCGAGGACAGGCGTCTCTTCGCGGTGAAGCGTGTTGACGTCGATGCGGTACCGCAAGTTGCTGATGGAACCGGCGGCGGTCTTCGTGCCTTGCTTGAACCAATACTGCTTGCCCGGCGTGAGCGGCTCTTCGGTCATCCAGACGATCGTCGACTCGAAGGCGTCGGCCGTTTGCGGGACGTTGTCGGGGCGAACGAGCATGTCGCCGCGGCTGACGTCGATTTCGTCAGTGAGTGTGACCGTGACCGATTGCGGCGTGAAGGCTTCGTCGAGTTCGCCGTCAAACGTAACGATCGACTTGATGCGGCTCGTCTTGCGCGAGGGGAGCGCCATGACGACCTCGCCCTTCTTGATGCGACCCGAGGCAATCGTGCCGCAGAAGCCGCGGAAGTCGAGGTTCGGCCGATTGACGTACTGCACCGGCAGGCGGAAGTCGATGAGGTTGCGGTCCGACGCGATGTGGACGTTCTCGAGGTGGTGCATCAAGGTCGACCCCTCGTACCACGGCATCTTTTCGCTATGCTCGATGAGGTTGTCGCCCTTGAGGGCCGAGATCGGGATGAAGTGCTGATCGACCAGCTCGAGCCGCGTAGCGAACTCGCGGTAGTCGGACTTGATCTTCTCGTAGACCTCTTCGGAGTAGCCGACGAGGTCCATCTTGTTTACCGCGACGAGAACGTGCTTAATCCCGAGCAGCGAAACGATGAACGAGTGCCGCTTCGTTTGCGTCATCACCCCGTGACGGGCGTCGATGAGGATGATCGCCAGATCGCAACAACTCGCCCCGGTGGCCATGTTGCGGGTGTACTGCTCGTGGCCGGGGCAGTCGGCGATGATGAACTTCCGCTTGGCCGTCGAGAAGTAACGATAAGCGACGTCGATCGTGATGCCCTGTTCGCGCTCGGCCTTGAGGCCGTCGGTGAGCAGCGCGGGGTCGAAATCGCCGCCGGTGGTGCCGTGCGTGGCCGAGTCGCGTTGGATCGCGGCGAGCTGATCTTCGTAGATCATCTTCGTCTCATACAGCAGTTTGCCGATGAGGGTGCTCTTGCCGTCGTCGACGCTGCCGCAGGTGAGGAAGCGGAGCATTTCTTTATGCTCGTGCTGCTTCAGGTAGGCGTCGATGTCGGTGGCGATCAGGTCAGATTGGTGCGACATGGTCTTTGTATTGCAATCAGAATGGCCTCACGCAAAGGCGCGAAGGCGCAAAGGGAAATCTCTGAGAGTTGGTCTTTTGCTTTGCGCCTTCGCGCCTTTGCGTGAGATCTTTTGTATTCGATTTAGAAGTAGCCTTCTTTTTTCTTCTCTTCCATCGAGCCGCTTTGGTCGTAGTCGATGATGCGGCCTTGCCGTTCGCTCGTGGTGGTGAGCAGCATTTCCTGGATGATTTCCGGCAGCGTCGTCGCCGTCGATTCCACGGCGCCGGTCAGCGGGTAGCAGCCGAGGGTGCGGAAGCGGACCATCTTCTGCTCGACCTTATCGTCGGGGCCGATCGGCATCCGGTCGTCGTCGACCATGATCAGCACGCCGTCCTTATTCACCACCGGCCGCATTGCCGAGAGGTAGAGCGGGACGATCGGGATGTTCTCAAGGTGGATGTATTGCCACACGTCGAGCTCGGTCCAGTTCGAGAGTGGGAAGACGCGGATGCTCTCGCCCTGGTGAACCTTGCCGTTGTAGATGTTCCAGAGCTCGGGCCGCTGGTTCTTCGGGTCCCAGCGATGGTGCTTGTCGCGGAACGAGTAGACGCGTTCCTTGGCGCGAGACTTCTCTTCATCGCGACGAGCGCCGCCGAAGGCCGCGTCAAACTTATGCTTCGAGAGCGCCTGCTTCAGGCTCTCGGTCTTCATGATGTCGGTGTGGACCTTGCTGCCGTGGGTGAACGGGCCGACGCCCTGCTTCACGCCCTCTTCGTTGATGTGCACGATGAGGTCCCAGCCGAGTTGCTTGCGAATCAGGTCTTCGCGGAAGGCGATCATCTCGCGGAACTTCCACGTCGTGTCGACGTGCATCAGCGGGAACGGCGGCTTGCCGGGGTAGAACGCCTTTTCGGCGAGCCGCACCATCACCGAGCTGTCTTTGCCGATCGAGTAGAGCATCACCGGGTTGTCGAACTCGGCGGCCACTTCGCGGATGATGTGGATGCTCTCGGCTTCGAGCTGCTTCAGGTGAGTCAGGTTGTATGAGGTCATCGGTTTGCTGCGGTGGACGATGCGGAGCGGCGGCGCTCAAACGCGCGAC
This sequence is a window from Lacipirellula parvula. Protein-coding genes within it:
- a CDS encoding phosphoenolpyruvate hydrolase family protein, which produces MFVPRTTREKVLAKLQKKVASRTPVLISSAASGLVARMLEEAGADCVNTFHGARLRANGMGTMAMLWPIVNANEQVFRNTQEDVLPAMKGDAFVCMCINANDPLRDMWGFLEQIKSLGVISVSNIGPSVSYIDRDSEIFKVLRKCGITIENEVEMLRIAKQELNMVTIGVAFTEEDSLQMIEEAKPDLFCYHAGTTKGGRKGYDSGETIEGTAERTKIVHDKCKKIMPELICIAHGAAMETPEDAQYMLDHASCEGIWTGSSTERLPIEKAVFEAGKKFAALRYTK
- a CDS encoding phosphoadenylyl-sulfate reductase; protein product: MTAAANIADRQFTPVEQEPVAPPFRQLEPTPELLAELAEASERLETAQPEEIIAWAHHRFAPHLTMATAFGPEGCVILSMLAKVAPETYVFNLDTGYQFQETLDLRDKIASLYGIEVDMLQPELTVPQYEALHNGPLYKTNPNQCCFDRKIKVLRAAATKHHAWMSGIRRDQSTDRARAAIVEWDKKFNLVKISPLANWTKKDIWKRILDENVPYNPLHDQGFPSIGCWPCTRAVAEGETDERAGRWSGTAKTECGLHTLEQQDGSGI
- a CDS encoding RrF2 family transcriptional regulator; this translates as MLSAKSQYACLAMLQLAQDYASGETVQVRRIAERHGIPSTFLVQILHELKRAGLATSTRGAAGGYRLSRPPADITLADVVDVFETADEPAECAAAQSPWGPAMHEVCCELSRARHERLQSVTLAELHERSAEGAEAMFYI
- a CDS encoding Tm-1-like ATP-binding domain-containing protein, which codes for MAKSVVVLSTLDTKGRETAFLKEQIEHDGCRAVLIDIGVVGKPTIKADVTREQLAEAGGTPLADLLKDATREKAAPVMVKGAAKLIAEMIAKGEAHAVIGLGGTQGTSSATGVMRQLPYGFPKLMVSTCAAGDTSAFVGIKDIMMMFSVSDILGLNPFMRKVLANAAGAACGMATIDQAQVAASNKPLIGMSNLGVLTNGAEYAVEYLESKGYEVIMFHAVGAGGRAMEQMMREGLIVGVFDYAMGEISDELHHALRAGGPERLTVAGKLGLPQVLVPGGSEHIGLFLAEENVLPEKYKNHMNTFHSPIIAAPRLNPDELVEVAKEIGKRLQHTKGDAVMMLPLRGTSRYGVEGGPLRNPESDKTYYAAIKSSLPSTIEVVEKDLGPEDPAFVKECCDRLIGLIEAKKK
- the cysD gene encoding sulfate adenylyltransferase subunit CysD; protein product: MTSYNLTHLKQLEAESIHIIREVAAEFDNPVMLYSIGKDSSVMVRLAEKAFYPGKPPFPLMHVDTTWKFREMIAFREDLIRKQLGWDLIVHINEEGVKQGVGPFTHGSKVHTDIMKTESLKQALSKHKFDAAFGGARRDEEKSRAKERVYSFRDKHHRWDPKNQRPELWNIYNGKVHQGESIRVFPLSNWTELDVWQYIHLENIPIVPLYLSAMRPVVNKDGVLIMVDDDRMPIGPDDKVEQKMVRFRTLGCYPLTGAVESTATTLPEIIQEMLLTTTSERQGRIIDYDQSGSMEEKKKEGYF
- a CDS encoding antibiotic biosynthesis monooxygenase family protein encodes the protein MITVGMNYHTLPGKQKDFEEKFAAVIDALNAAPGHTSSTLWKDVADDASYLITSEWSDEAAFKAFVTSEAFRAVTTWGKEQILSGRPQHKVYKH
- the cysN gene encoding sulfate adenylyltransferase subunit CysN; translated protein: MSHQSDLIATDIDAYLKQHEHKEMLRFLTCGSVDDGKSTLIGKLLYETKMIYEDQLAAIQRDSATHGTTGGDFDPALLTDGLKAEREQGITIDVAYRYFSTAKRKFIIADCPGHEQYTRNMATGASCCDLAIILIDARHGVMTQTKRHSFIVSLLGIKHVLVAVNKMDLVGYSEEVYEKIKSDYREFATRLELVDQHFIPISALKGDNLIEHSEKMPWYEGSTLMHHLENVHIASDRNLIDFRLPVQYVNRPNLDFRGFCGTIASGRIKKGEVVMALPSRKTSRIKSIVTFDGELDEAFTPQSVTVTLTDEIDVSRGDMLVRPDNVPQTADAFESTIVWMTEEPLTPGKQYWFKQGTKTAAGSISNLRYRIDVNTLHREETPVLALNEIGRCLVRLNQPIAFDDYRRNKGTGAFIVIDRVTNVTVGAGMILNRAAAGKDDHWSAEADANLQSERSEVTAAERAGRFGQQPATILLTGLAGAGKTTLAYALERKLFDAGRAVCVLDGQNMRRGISRDLGFTVADRSENLRRSAEAAKLLNDAGLICVAAFLAPEESVRLKAAEVVGRERFLVVHLDAPVDVCRARDQEGLYSKADSGEIANFPGVSAPYETPSKPDLVLDTAKLPVDECVKQVLELLAARKIAAS